A window of the Candidatus Paraluminiphilus aquimaris genome harbors these coding sequences:
- the selD gene encoding selenide, water dikinase SelD: protein MTTDSIRLTQFSPAAGCGCKLSPDILRRILSGVETGTPENTQASLLVGNDSRDDSAAVDIGNGRALLSTTDFFTPIVDDPREFGEIAATNAISDIYAMGGTPTVAIAILGWPVDKLAPEVAREVLSGARAICSKAGITLAGGHSIDISEPIFGLAVSGLVDINHLRRNDTAIDGDALFLTKPLGVGIISTAGKRARATQQDLTLASDSMRTLNNIGAELSSLEGVTAMTDVTGFGLAGHLSEMMRGSGLDASIDWSAIPTMGDLERYIAEGCVPGGTDRNFGSIATHLPPLTDFQRAVLCDPQTSGGLLIAVRPDARDEIASRLHAAGLPGRPIGELSIATSDQPKLTLRA, encoded by the coding sequence CATTCTAAGCGGAGTTGAGACAGGAACACCCGAAAACACTCAAGCCTCGCTGTTAGTAGGTAACGACTCGCGGGACGATTCAGCAGCCGTTGATATCGGTAACGGTCGCGCATTACTCAGCACAACTGATTTCTTTACACCCATTGTGGATGACCCTCGAGAATTTGGTGAGATTGCCGCCACCAACGCGATCAGCGATATCTATGCAATGGGGGGCACGCCAACGGTCGCAATCGCCATACTGGGATGGCCCGTGGATAAGTTAGCGCCTGAAGTTGCAAGGGAGGTCTTATCAGGTGCCCGAGCCATCTGTTCCAAGGCAGGAATCACATTAGCTGGTGGCCACAGCATTGACATATCCGAACCCATTTTTGGGCTGGCCGTATCCGGCCTAGTAGACATTAATCACCTCAGACGAAATGATACGGCGATCGACGGCGATGCTCTCTTTTTAACAAAGCCGCTCGGTGTGGGAATCATCAGCACGGCGGGCAAAAGAGCGCGCGCAACCCAACAAGATTTAACGCTTGCGAGCGATAGCATGCGCACGTTAAACAACATTGGCGCCGAATTATCGTCCCTGGAGGGCGTCACGGCGATGACCGATGTCACAGGTTTTGGGCTGGCCGGCCACCTTAGTGAAATGATGCGTGGCAGCGGTCTCGACGCGAGCATCGACTGGTCAGCAATCCCCACAATGGGTGATTTAGAACGCTACATAGCAGAGGGCTGTGTTCCCGGTGGTACGGACCGTAATTTTGGCTCCATCGCAACGCACTTGCCGCCTCTAACCGATTTTCAGCGAGCCGTTCTTTGCGATCCACAAACCAGCGGCGGCCTACTTATCGCTGTGCGTCCTGATGCACGTGATGAGATTGCATCAAGATTACACGCGGCGGGGCTCCCAGGTAGGCCCATTGGCGAACTATCGATCGCGACCTCGGACCAACCTAAGTTAACACTTCGTGCCTAG
- a CDS encoding phosphotransferase family protein, whose protein sequence is MDQTFEESLSALISRHFEGAKLISSSQLTAGASQQTFRITIEGKGGDTQVFALRRAQPGLASSSYGQLPPSVEVELLQLAAHGGVPVPGIEYVLCPGDGLGDGYIMEWLEGETMGQRIVKRPELSGARASLAFDCGQALARIHALSVPCSLVERLHNVSPEALVRETWEAYIVLDTPQPMIDFTAQWLLSNVPADFETTLVHGDFRNGNLMVTPDGIGAVLDWELCHMGDPMRDLGWLCVNSWRFGNRSLPVGGFGKVEDLIAGYESETGQPVDLTTLRFWEVFGSFWWSVTTLGMANTWRSGETPSVERPVIGRRSSEAQMDCVHLLIPGELPAHPDKISDANLPSVSEIIRSVKSHLTEHVGEKLEGADQFLMRVAVNSLSIAERELSFAPAAERAELAGLKSLFSGLEGNEDLEQLRWNLVSALRSNEPMDVDILGAHLRQTVAHRLYIDQPKYSALTNS, encoded by the coding sequence GTGGATCAAACGTTTGAGGAAAGTCTGTCGGCGCTCATTTCGCGCCATTTCGAAGGAGCGAAGCTGATCTCTTCAAGCCAGCTCACTGCCGGCGCATCACAGCAAACGTTTCGTATTACGATCGAAGGGAAGGGCGGCGATACGCAGGTCTTTGCGCTGCGTCGAGCGCAGCCTGGCTTGGCGTCATCCTCTTACGGACAGTTACCGCCTAGTGTAGAAGTCGAATTACTGCAACTAGCCGCTCATGGCGGTGTGCCCGTGCCCGGTATCGAGTATGTGCTGTGTCCCGGAGATGGTCTGGGCGACGGCTACATCATGGAATGGTTAGAGGGCGAGACCATGGGGCAGCGGATTGTAAAACGCCCTGAGCTGAGTGGTGCCAGAGCATCATTAGCTTTTGACTGTGGTCAGGCGTTGGCGCGAATCCACGCCTTGTCTGTGCCTTGCTCTCTCGTTGAGCGGTTGCACAACGTCTCGCCCGAGGCCTTAGTGCGCGAGACTTGGGAGGCCTATATTGTGTTGGACACGCCACAACCGATGATCGACTTTACCGCTCAGTGGCTGCTCAGCAATGTTCCCGCTGATTTTGAGACGACGTTGGTTCACGGGGATTTCAGGAACGGTAATTTAATGGTAACGCCCGATGGCATAGGTGCTGTGCTTGATTGGGAGCTTTGCCACATGGGTGACCCCATGCGAGACCTCGGTTGGCTGTGTGTCAATTCATGGCGATTTGGTAACCGATCTTTGCCTGTTGGGGGCTTTGGTAAGGTCGAGGATCTTATCGCGGGCTACGAATCGGAAACCGGCCAGCCGGTAGATCTCACGACACTGCGGTTCTGGGAGGTCTTCGGTTCGTTTTGGTGGTCAGTGACGACATTGGGTATGGCGAATACCTGGCGAAGTGGCGAGACACCGTCAGTGGAGCGGCCCGTTATTGGTCGACGCAGTAGCGAAGCGCAAATGGATTGCGTCCACCTCCTCATCCCGGGTGAGCTACCCGCCCACCCCGATAAGATAAGTGATGCAAATCTCCCATCTGTCAGTGAGATTATCCGATCGGTAAAGTCGCATTTGACTGAGCATGTTGGCGAAAAGCTCGAAGGGGCAGACCAATTTTTGATGCGTGTCGCGGTCAATTCACTCTCCATTGCAGAGCGCGAGCTTTCTTTCGCACCCGCTGCAGAGCGTGCCGAACTCGCCGGGTTGAAGTCGTTGTTTTCGGGGCTTGAAGGTAATGAGGACCTGGAGCAGCTAAGGTGGAATCTCGTGTCGGCGCTTCGGTCTAACGAGCCGATGGATGTTGATATCCTCGGTGCACACCTTCGTCAAACAGTGGCTCACAGACTTTATATTGATCAGCCAAAATACTCGGCACTCACGAATTCATGA
- the mnmH gene encoding tRNA 2-selenouridine(34) synthase MnmH: MPSSSQSRILASEFGSLFTENRLLIDTRAPVEFEKGSFPAAINLPLMSNSEREQVGTCYAERGQEAAISLGHELVTGTAKEARIEQWISAIKSAPEAALFCFRGGLRSQTTQAWLAERGCHVPIIEGGYKALRRFLIDSFAASLQASNLVVVAGRTGVAKTALLNQCAESCGSSQGLVTIDLEGLANHRGSAFGKRITPQPSQIDFENAIAIAFLKAIKSDASAVAVEDESRLIGRCALPILLQECIAKAPVITVEASLAQRVEHSWQNYILQNHSELVKVAGDDEHTFEVFAASLRNSLENIKKRLGGVRYSELSGLLETAISEHRLGRSETHKAWIEILLRDYYDPMYDYQLKSKQRRVVFSGDFDAVAQYLQQSPSPWLNA; this comes from the coding sequence GTGCCTAGCTCCTCCCAAAGCCGCATTTTGGCCTCCGAATTCGGCAGCCTTTTTACTGAGAACCGCTTGCTCATTGACACGCGTGCGCCGGTTGAGTTTGAAAAAGGCTCGTTTCCTGCGGCAATCAACCTTCCGCTTATGAGTAACTCAGAGCGTGAACAAGTAGGCACCTGTTACGCCGAACGCGGGCAGGAAGCGGCCATTTCACTCGGGCATGAACTTGTGACGGGTACTGCGAAGGAAGCACGCATTGAGCAGTGGATCAGTGCCATAAAAAGTGCACCGGAGGCCGCTTTATTTTGTTTCAGGGGCGGCTTGCGATCGCAAACAACGCAGGCTTGGCTGGCGGAGCGAGGTTGTCACGTACCGATTATCGAGGGTGGCTACAAGGCATTACGCCGATTTCTCATTGACAGCTTCGCGGCGTCGTTACAGGCATCAAACCTTGTCGTGGTAGCAGGCCGAACAGGTGTCGCCAAAACGGCACTCCTGAATCAATGCGCGGAGTCTTGTGGCTCATCACAGGGACTCGTAACGATTGATCTAGAGGGTTTGGCGAATCACCGAGGCAGTGCCTTTGGTAAACGAATTACACCGCAGCCCAGCCAGATTGATTTTGAAAATGCGATAGCAATTGCCTTTCTTAAGGCAATTAAATCTGATGCATCGGCCGTAGCGGTAGAGGATGAAAGTCGGCTTATTGGTCGCTGCGCCCTCCCGATACTGCTTCAAGAGTGCATCGCCAAGGCACCTGTCATAACCGTCGAGGCAAGCTTAGCGCAACGTGTGGAACACTCCTGGCAAAATTATATTCTTCAAAATCACAGTGAATTGGTGAAAGTCGCGGGCGATGATGAGCATACTTTTGAGGTTTTCGCTGCATCACTAAGAAACAGCTTGGAAAACATCAAGAAGCGTCTGGGCGGCGTCAGGTATTCGGAATTATCGGGGCTTCTAGAGACAGCCATCTCAGAGCATCGTTTAGGTCGTTCCGAGACACATAAAGCCTGGATAGAGATCTTATTGCGTGACTATTACGACCCCATGTACGACTACCAGCTGAAGTCCAAGCAGCGCAGAGTCGTTTTTAGTGGTGATTTTGACGCGGTTGCACAGTATCTCCAGCAAAGCCCCTCTCCTTGGCTAAATGCTTAA
- a CDS encoding class I SAM-dependent RNA methyltransferase: MPPKTDELEILIRDLASDGRGVGEAPDGQVIFVAGVWLGERVRVRRTRQGAMTETVLLEVTEAHAHRVTPACIYHTQGECGGCPWMFMDYEAQVSAKQVKLASALASLNATHLSCPVNGSVRQLGYRNRAQLKTNGRELGYLGASSHDLADIETCAVLTDANQALLSRLRDSLPNSAWRPRSKQKWIALDIDDKRDAPLIDKRQPFRQANDSQNAVMRDWLADKLASLVPEGPVLELFCGNGNLTSVVAERNPHAQVVAVEGDEVALEALAALNLATVTTQRVNLFDDRQIRALISSLPSINGVVLDPPRDGLKARDAFGSVFSECSWVVYISCNLATWQRDAQFLQDQGLRLTQVEGLDMFPQTPHLEVLSVFERQ, translated from the coding sequence GTGCCACCAAAAACCGATGAACTCGAGATCCTTATTCGTGATTTAGCGAGCGATGGACGTGGTGTCGGCGAGGCGCCAGATGGACAAGTCATATTCGTTGCGGGCGTTTGGCTCGGTGAGCGTGTCCGGGTTCGAAGAACCCGCCAAGGCGCCATGACGGAAACGGTACTTCTTGAGGTAACTGAGGCGCACGCCCACAGAGTGACACCCGCCTGCATCTATCACACGCAGGGTGAATGCGGTGGTTGCCCATGGATGTTTATGGACTATGAGGCGCAGGTTTCTGCCAAACAGGTAAAACTGGCATCGGCGTTGGCGTCTCTCAATGCAACGCATCTTAGCTGTCCTGTAAACGGCTCAGTAAGACAATTGGGTTACCGCAATCGCGCCCAACTTAAAACCAATGGGCGGGAGCTGGGCTACCTGGGGGCGAGCTCCCACGACCTGGCTGACATAGAGACATGCGCCGTATTAACAGACGCTAATCAGGCGTTATTAAGCCGTCTGCGCGACAGCTTACCGAATAGTGCGTGGCGCCCGAGGTCGAAACAGAAATGGATTGCCCTCGATATAGATGACAAGCGAGATGCGCCCCTCATAGACAAGAGGCAACCGTTTAGACAGGCAAATGATAGTCAGAATGCGGTCATGCGTGACTGGCTCGCCGATAAGCTCGCATCGCTCGTACCCGAGGGCCCCGTACTCGAGCTATTTTGTGGTAACGGCAATTTGACGTCGGTGGTAGCTGAGCGAAACCCGCACGCGCAGGTTGTGGCAGTAGAGGGCGATGAGGTGGCGCTTGAGGCGCTTGCCGCACTCAACTTAGCCACGGTTACCACTCAGCGGGTAAACCTCTTTGACGATCGACAAATACGCGCGTTGATATCGTCGCTGCCGTCGATTAACGGTGTCGTTCTCGACCCTCCGCGAGATGGATTAAAGGCGCGAGACGCTTTTGGCTCCGTGTTCTCCGAGTGCTCATGGGTTGTTTATATCTCGTGTAATCTTGCCACTTGGCAGCGCGATGCACAGTTTTTACAAGACCAAGGTTTGCGACTGACTCAGGTAGAGGGCTTGGATATGTTTCCGCAGACACCTCACTTAGAGGTGCTCTCCGTCTTTGAACGGCAGTGA